In one Acanthochromis polyacanthus isolate Apoly-LR-REF ecotype Palm Island chromosome 20, KAUST_Apoly_ChrSc, whole genome shotgun sequence genomic region, the following are encoded:
- the nub1 gene encoding NEDD8 ultimate buster 1, which produces MAEQNTEAKLKNLLKQEKIYLWNPPYTDDDNQPGQQHMQELANRYAPLLGLLAPEVSVALESIRVLAVKRGKGNKMFRETNMATLELLLPRDSKKDPKAKTYLETRLDVSLQQLMDRIAEEFGLKHVKLILNGKTLSADQPLDQQGVKNHSKVMVLKVSDAEWKQQLTEDEEKKKNQNESIQRTQKGFQILSERDGSEDPDATPFLEIGDQKGNPLNIPHKEKKALILAMGFHEKGRSLMKKKQYENALCHLLQADQQFSQCGSTLLSSVDNFAVLQLDIVWCYRALEALSCLEDGRSRLQRAEECFLKCYGEHQQRLLRIKGNTGREDVLFLRLYLLQSLMFYIEGDDRQARAQLSRVESLYSRLVLDSEKMAQLMSLGFTDREARLGLRACQGDLQEAAIHISNRRQEQEDLKQRERQRRRTRMEAISTLSELGFSRRDAARALHHANGDVDKAYGILHDSSQAAQASNNNSESALSPDKVQQLLYLGFERDSSEAALRLTGGDVQSATQLLLDNQGFVSAELLSPPSTSSSSSPSSEEPSTTSTSPEDTELVNEVLEDISHHEEDYLDLTLEEESELIAAMKTYLSRESTLS; this is translated from the exons ATGGCGGAGCAGAACACGGAGGCGAAGCTGAAGAACCTGCTGAAGCAGGAGAAGATCTACCTGTGGAACCCTCCATACACCGATGACGACAACCAGCCGGGGCAGCAGCACATGCAG GAGCTGGCCAATCGCTACGCTCCTCTGCTGGGTCTGTTGGCGCCGGAGGTCAGTGTTGCTCTGGAGTCGATCCGAGTTCTGGCGGTGAAGAGAGGGAAAGGAAACAAGATGTTCAGAGAGACCAACATGGCgacgctggagctgctgctgccccgAGACAGCAAGAAG GATCCAAAGGCGAAGACGTACCTGGAGACGAGGCTGGACGTGTcgctgcagcagctgatggaCAG gatcGCCGAGGAGTTCGGCCTCAAACACGTCAAACTGATCCTCAACGGGAAAACTCTGTCTGCAG ACCAGCCTCTGGACCAGCAGGGCGTGAAGAACCACAGCAAGGTGATGGTGCTGAAGGTGAGCGACGCCGAGTGGAAGCAGCAGCTGACGGAGGacgaggagaagaagaagaatcagaACGAGAGCATCCAGAGAACCCAGAAAGGCTTCCAGATCCTGTCCGAGAGAG ACGGCAGCGAGGATCCGGACGCCACGCCTTTCCTGGAGATCGGCGACCAGAAGGGAAACCCGCTGAACATCCCTCACAAGGAGAAGAAG GCTCTGATCCTGGCCATGGGCTTCCATGAGAAAGGTCGCTCTCTGATGAAGAAGAAGCAGTACGAGAATGCTCTGTGCCACCTGCTGCAGGCCGACCAGCAGTTCAG CCAGTGTGGCTCCACCCTGCTGTCCTCGGTGGACAACTTTGCCGTCCTCCAGCTGGACATCGTGTGGTGCTACCGGGCCCTGGAGGCCCTCAGCTGCCTGGAGGACGGACGGAGCCGCCTGCAGAGGGCCGAGGAGTGTTTCCTCAAGTGTTACGGAGAACATCAGCAGAGACTGCTGAGGATCAAG ggtAACACAGGCAGAGAGGACGTTCTGTTCCTGCGGCTCTATCTGCTCCAGAGTCTCATGTTCTACATCGAGGGGGACGACCGTCAGGCCCGAGCGCAGCTGTCCAGA GTGGAGTCTCTGTACAGCCGGCTGGTTCTGGACTCAGAGAAGATGGCTCAGCTGATGTCTCTGGGTTTCACCGACAGAGAAGCTCGACTGGGACTGAGAGCCTGTCAGGGAGACCTGCAGGAGGCCGCCATCCACATCAGCAACCGCAGACAG GAACAAGAGGATCTGAAGCAGAGGGAGAGGCAGCGGAGGAGAACCAGGATGGAGGCCATCTCCACGCTGTCAGAGCTGGGCTTCTCCAGGAGAGACGCTGCCAGAGCTCTGCATCACGCCAACGGAGACGTGGACAAAGCTTACGGA ATCCTCCATGACTCCAGTCAGGCTGCTCAGGCCTCCAACAACAACTCGGAGAGCGCGCTCAGTCCGGACAAGGTGCAGCAG CTGCTCTATCTGGGCTTTGAGCGTGACTCCTCTGAGGCGGCCCTCAGATTGACAGGTGGAGACGTCCAATCAGCAactcagctgctgctggacaACCAAGGCTTTgtctctgcagagctgctgagtcCTCCAtccacctccagctcctcctcacCGTCCTCTGAGGAACCCAGCACCACCTCCACCAGCCCAG AGGACACAGAGCTGGTGAACGAGGTTCTGGAGGACATCTCTCATCACGAGGAGGACTACCTGGACCTGACgctggaggaggagagcgaACTCATCGCCGCCATGAAGACCTACCTGAGCCGAGAGTCGACGCTCAGCTAG
- the LOC110968346 gene encoding uncharacterized protein LOC110968346, which yields MGCDCVNREGRYFVLHCLLFNQSVCSLPDRPGSSTNGLFHQLVLLTPAAGFFSPGLDAPGWILAAGFHSLRDKTPAAGVSAANRMSCCCCVTPRQLLDGIQEEDQEQMEVSVLRELYRSCREAQRIHPQVLLLRTVSEDVVTVPQGMTLPWEPTSTSDLDLTFDPWHVHLDLHRRCSPGGTRTSRRSESGDRNVSLGSGSHQCARETSLCGSSGSSRDDRLEAGLDSDGSGEELHPDLLQLQARQEERLQARQEERLQARQEERLQTRQEERLQTRQEERLQTRQEERLQTRQEERLQTRQEERLQTHQQNSSRSRRLLSFPFPSRRTPRISEAARRLGMYSSF from the exons ATGGGGTGTGATTGTGTGAACAGAGAAGGTCGGTACTTTGTCCTCCACTGTTTACTCTTTAATCAAAGTGTTTGTTCACTTCCTGACCGACCAGGCAGCAGCACAAACGGCCTCTTTCATCAGCTCGTTCTCCTCACACCTGCAGCTGGATTCTTCTCACCTGGTCTGGATGCACCCGGCTGGATTTTAGCAGCAGGTTTTCACAGCCTCAGGGATAAGACACCTGCAGCAGGTGTTTCTGCTGCCAACAGgatgtcctgctgctgctgcgtgaCGCCCAGACAGCTGCTGGATG GGATCCAGGAGGAGGACCAGGAGCAGATGGAGGTGTCGGTTCTGAGGGAACTATACCGGAGCTGCAGAGAGGCTCAGAGGATCCACCCTCAGGTGCTGCTACTCCGGACAG tctCTGAAGACGTCGTCACCGTTCCTCAGGGTATGACGTTACCGTGGGAACCAACCAGCACCTCTGACCTCGACCTGACCTTTGACCCCTGGCACGTCCACCTGGACCTGCACCGACGCTGCAGCCCCGgaggaaccagaaccagcag GCGTTCGGAGTCTGGAGACAGAAACGTGTCGCTGGGTTCAGGTTCTCATCAGTGCGCCAGAGAAACGTCGCTCTGCGGTTCGTCCGGCAGCTCCAGAGACGACCGCCTCGAAGCCGGTCTGGACTCTGACGGATCTGGAGAGGAGCTGCATCCAGACCTGCTGCAACTCCAGGCCCGCCAGGAGGAGCGGCTCCAGGCCCGCCAGGAGGAGCGGCTCCAGGCCCGCCAGGAGGAGCGGCTCCAGACCCGCCAGGAGGAGCGGCTCCAGACCCGCCAGGAGGAGCGGCTCCAGACCCGCCAGGAGGAGCGGCTCCAGACCCGCCAGGAGGAGCGGCTCCAGACCCGCCAGGAGGAGCGGCTCCAGACCCACcagcagaacagcagcaggtCCAGGAGGCTCCTCAGCTTCCCCTTCCCCAGCAGGAGGACGCCCAGGATCTCTGAGGCCGCCCGCAGGCTCGGCATGTACTCATCCTTCTGA